The genomic DNA TGCAGTCAGCAGCATCATGGAGTTGttgggcagctcctcacatcgcTCTTCTAGCTGTCTCCTCTTCAGAGCCGTGCTCAGCcactcctgccccatccccaggagaaagagagagagaagctgttGGCAAAGGTTGAGGCCCTCAACACAGTGGCTTCAGGCCAAGAAGGAAAGGCGAGGGGGTGTACCTCCTGCAGGTGCTGttcctgctgcctcagctgcttcaaGCGCTGCTGCATGGCCTGCAGCCTCCTTGGGTGCTCACACTCCCCCCTGCAAGCCTTCTGCAGCACTCGCTGCCCCCTCTTGTCCTTCTGGGATGAGAGCTGCAAGGTAGAGAggctggggaggctggggacagggtCCCTTGCTGCTATGGGGCAGGGCTCCTTTCTGCATCCCCTCATTCCCCTTCCAGGACAGCACTAGGACTCCTCCTGGCTTGGGGAGGGCTGTGacccctcccagctctgctgccagactcaggcagatgctgtgctcaccttggccctgctctgcaccttctcctcctgctgccgGACGCGCTGCGCAGCCAccttcaccctctccttctccagcctcagcttctGCCAGGCCTTatcctgcagctctctggccttctccagctgctcctccttggctttcagctctgccagctcctgggaTGGGTACGGGGGAAACCAATGCACTACCTGCCCTGTCCTGTTCACTGTTGTGAGTCTTTCCCAAGTGATGGGAGAGATCTGCCCCCGTTGAGCTTCTCGTGTGTGCCAGTGTGGGGTGCAGAGCAACACCTCCAGGTACTTAAGCAGTGCCCTCATCCATCACCCCTTGGGGaccagggctggcagagctgggattgtacacacacacactcccttccctgggaaggACAGAGCCCCTCAACCACGTTGCACACCCTCAAACAtgctcaaagcaaaacaatttgtCAGCAGTGGAAATACTCAGGCTGAATGCTTCTTTTCCactgtggcagctctgccacCTTGTCTATGCCACAGATCCCCTCTGGACAGCCCtaggagggagcagagctggctctggccacgtccccatggcagggggatgtggaggaatggttaagggagaatggacatggatcccggggtatcatgttaggcctgatggggcaaggcaatctgagctcTAGttgtatgaatttaatgcacagagtcagagccatggttaaagcagttgctgtcacgtagtcagtgcagacagcaggccgctttctgctccctcaaggtcgggctgttttcagctaacgagctaacagcccaaggtggaaaaaaactacgggggaaaaacaagatgggaaaatgtgagggagcttgcttatcgcagaaaccgcaagtaggatcaacatgagaatgtaatctattagctgctgttgctgagctagctttgaagctgctgtgtatataagttagagcctgctctcaataaagtgaagatttctgctgtcactcacattgagtaggactgatttcttcccacccagctgagaatcggaccctgggttgatcgccacatgaagtaggcttcgagctggtttttcaggctttgagcctggtttcagacttcgagtctggttcatttttcaggcttcaagcctggtttcaggcttcgagcctggttttcagactttgagtctggtttttaggccaagggcggaaaacttcgtggcagggggaggctttGCTTACACCCACCGTGGGGGTTTCCTCTCATGACggaggtggctgtgcctggtCTGGCTGCCCCAACTCCTcacaggcagaggggagagacAGAGGAACCCACGCTTCTGTCAGCATCTAAAGCAGGCTGGTggaggctgctcctggggcagcctgatTCTCACCACCCCAAGCGACATCTCTGTCTGAAACACCTGAAGGAGCGTAGAGCCTGCCCCGTGGGCATGGGAAGGGGCTGCGCTGCAGTACTTTGGCCAGGCTGCTGACGGTGCCCTCTCCCTGGGAGCCCATGTGCCCGTGTCCAGTTCCATcctcaccctgctctgctgctgctgggcacgaAGTTCAGCCCACTCAGTCGCCAGCTTCTGGTACTCCTCTGAGCACTTCTGCACCACCAACTGCTGCTCCGCCAGAAAAGTGCTCTGCAGAATGTCACAAGAGAGGGAGAGGCAAAGCACTGAGTCCCCTTTGCTGAtggatttttctccttcagcccATCTCTGCCACCAAACATTAGGCAACACCCAGAAGCTGGTTCAAGCCCCCAGTGCTTGGGGTGAGCCCTGCTTGGAGAGCTCAGCCCCAAGCTTCCAGCTGCCAGGGGACCGCTCTGATTGTGAGTCACTGCGCCTGGGGGTGGGATTGAGGGAGCAAATGCTGCAGCCCAGAACCCGGCTCCTTCCTCCACCACACAGCGCACTGCAGCCCCGCTCACACTCGGGGCACACGTGAACAGCACCTGGAGCTGTCTGTCCCACCTCACCTTGgccctctccagctctgctcgctccttggagagctgctggctcaggaCTTGCTGCCGCTCCTCCAGCGAGCGCTGCAGAGATCCCACTTGGCACTGCTCTGCCAGCGCCCTGCAGCGCTCCTGAGTTTGGACAGGGAGGAGagacaggggctgttccaggcTCCTGGGACAACACATACCTATCCCAAACCCAGACAGGAGGGCTGACTCAGGCAAAAGAGACAGCCTGGGCtcacctgctccagctgctgagaCTGCTCGCTCAGCCTGGCCTCCACTTTAGCAATCACGTCCTGGTGTCGTCTCTGTTcctcctccatgtccttctgctgctgcaacatCCTGTCTTGGAGCACTGTGCAGAGGGAGCAGCCGAGCCATGAGCAGCACGAGGTGGGAAGCCCTCTCTGCCCATACCATACTCACAGCGGAAGACCTGCATGCATTTGTGCTGCTCCCCTTCTGCACACCCCCAGGACCCCACTTCGTAACGCAGACACCCAGAGGTGTTCAGTGGCCGAGGCAGGCCAGGCTTTGCCAGCCTCGGCTCCCAGTCCCTGCCTGACTCAGGGCACCTTCTCCCCATTTCCTGGGTGCCTCCAGAGCCATTCCAGCACTGACAGATGGCTGACAGACGtacccctgagctgctgtgcccaCGTGGCCAGCTCCTGGGAGGTGCTGTGGTGCTTGGCCTCCACCTTGTGCCAGAGCTCGTGCAGATCACTGGAGAACTTCTCCATCCGCTCGATGACGCCGTTCAGAGACCTGCGGAGGAGAGCGAGGAGAAAGTCAACCCTGTGGCACACGCTTCACCTCACTGCGatggagggggagatgtggtggGCCAAAGGCCAGGcagtcctgccctgcccctctGTGGGTCACAGCAGAGTGGTGGGAAGACAGAGTTGCTGCTTAGGAGAGTACTGACAGAGAGCAAAGTGCTCAGCAGCCCTGTGAGAGGCAGCAGGGGGAAGAGGGGATGGGCTCTGTTGCCACAGCCTGAGGCTGGTTCCGCGGGGAACACCACGGCCAGGGGGCTGGTACCTGGTGTGTGACGTGGCGCTGGTCACCGCATCCACCTCCTGATCCTTCAGCCGCTGCAGCCGCCGCAGCTGCTCGTCGTAGTCCTGGCGCAGCTCCTGGATGGACGTCCTGCGGGACACGGGTGAGGAGCCCACCACGGGCTGTCTCAAAGCCGTGCTCCCCGTGACAGGCACTGTGCAAGAGGCCTGGTCATGGAGCTGAGTGgtgccaggagctgagctggcGTGGTGGGCTGTCACAGGGCACGCCCCTGACAGCCATCCACATTTGGCACGGACCACATGCAGGGCTTAAGGGCTTCTCCACCAAAACCTGGCTTCTCATTGACCCAAACTACATGCGACACCAGTGGCTCACTGGACTGAGTAAAAAGGTAAAACATTCACTCTGAAATGGTACCTCCAGCCACATCTCCCTGTGCCAACCTACAAAGCAAATCCCCATTCCAAAAGCCACTGAGCCACCCACAGCCCAGTGCCTCTCGAGCCTCCTTTCACCGCAGCCCCAGGCTGTTCCCTGGTTCCTTTGCCAAGAGCAGGGCTACTAACCCCACGTGTGTGCTGCTCTCACCTCTGCAGCTCTTGCAGCCGCTTCACctccagcgtgtgctgctgctccagtgctgccagctgctgctggtgctgtgcccgCAGCTCTGCCTGCGCCTGCTCCGCGTCCTGGCTCTGCGACAGCAGCtgagccctcagctgctccagctcctgccgcagcctctcctcctgccgCCCGTGGCTCTCCTCCAACACCTTCATTTGCCGCCTGCTCGTAGAGGTCACACCAAGGGAGAAGTGTTGCTCTCGTGGCAATACCTGGAGCTCTCCACCCAAAGTGCACGTGGGGATTCAGATCAGTGTTGCTGTGCACATGGGAAACATTCGGCCTCTCCACAGTCAGAGCCTCAAACCCTCCTGTTGCTGCTCAGTGCATTGCACTGGCTGGGGACATGCTGGCAAAGAGTTCCTCCAAACctgttcctcctcctcaccaccCACCAGACAGTGTTGGTCAGAGTGGACTCCAACCTTGGTTGTTcacctgtggggctgctctctgTCCCCACCAGGTCCACCCCGACGTGCCTCTGTGCCTGTCCACCCCAAGGATGGACTGGGGAAGCAGCCCAGCCCTCCCTACCTCAGAGGAGATGGCTGCAGGCAAGGATCTGACAGAGGAGGGGAGCACAGGCAAGAGCCTGGTACCTGTAGGGGCTCTCGAGAAGATCCAGGTTcttctggtgctgctgctggagactcTCCAGCAACAGCCTCTGCTGCGTCCGCTCCACCTCCAGCATCTGGACCTGCCGGGCACCCGGGgtccttgtgctgctccagggacacagctcccacagcagcactcactCAGTGGCCATGGCTACTTCTGGACAGAGaggtttctcctctctcccctgtcaCTCTGATGCCATTGGAGTGGACATGAGCCCTTCTCCTCCCGCTGTGTCACCCGTGGCCCCCTTCCAGCAGGTGACGGGGCTCACCTggctctccagctctgccacacGGGCCTGGGCGCTGACCAGAGCTGCCCGGCAGCCTGATGCATCCTCACAGAGCTGGGCAGTGCCATGCCCCGGCCTCCTCTCATGCAGCAAGCCCAGGCCTGAGGACTCTGCCtgtggggatggagagggaagaTCAAGGCCCTTCAGGATCTGTGGCTTTGTGGGGTGGCCATCAGCCCACACAGGAAGGCGTGTGtctcacctgcagctgtggggcagcctgGAGACGTGTCCTGGGCGTGGGaacctgcagagacacagggcTGCTGTCAGGCAGGTCAAGTCCTGAGGGAACATTCTTCCTAGCCTGGGAGTGGTAATTCATACCCAGCTTACTGAGGCCCTTCCTCTACCCTTCCCCAGCCCAACCCTGTTGCTGGCCTGGCTCCCTTCTGATGCTCAGCAGCCCCTATCCCAGACAAAATGATGTTGGGCTCCTCTTGCTGTGGGGGTAGATTCAAGGAGAAGGCCGGCAGCTCTCGGGGAAACAGCAGCTGTCCTGCCACGAAGGCAGGGCAAGGAGGCCCAGGGAGATGTGAAAAAGGGGCTTCAAAGACAAAGCAAGAGCTGCCCTCTCTGCCAAAGGCTCTGATGGCCCTCCAGTGCTCTAGAAATCATCTCCGAGTATCCTCACTACCATGCTGAGGAAGCCAATTCCTCTATCAACTGCAATCTCTGCTGTTAATATGACGTATATGTGCCTGGAGAAGTCTGTACATGCTGCTCAGGCAATGCAGCAGTGTCAATTGCTGTGATTTACAAAGCATCCACAGCACACGTGCTTTGGTTTGATAAATACTACTTGTGGTATCCCAGAGCTCTCCCAACACTTTCCCTCCATGAACCCAGGCTCCCATGGATGCACAGAGCTGGATGACGAGGAGTTGGCAGCAGAGGGCCATCAGCACAAGCCTGATCCTGcacctcacagggtcacaggcCCAGCAGACCTACCTGAGCAAGTGGGACAGGGCCCTgcacctcctgctctcctggcaATAAGGCTGTAGAGGCTGAAAATGGAACAAGTCTGCCATTCAGACATGGCAACAGCAATCATCCCCTCCCAGAAGGACAAAGGTCTGGCTCTCCTGGGCAGAGTGAGAAgggtcctgctctgctctggtgggTGGTGATGGGGACAGAGGGTCAGGCAGGCCTGTTCATTCCTGCACCCCCACAATGCTGGCACTCTGCCCTGCACagaaaggctgagggcagagcatggctcctcctccatctccatcGCCTAGGGAGGAGGCTGAATCCTCAAAGAGTTGCTTTCAGTAGGCTCTGAACTGGTGCACAGCATCAGCCCAGACACAGCACTAGTGGGACCAGCACGTgggcaggaagagggaagggggaagagagaaaggacagCATGAACTCATGTCCACCAAGAGAAACCAAGTCTTTTGCAGCCCTCTGAAAGTCCAAAGGCAGCCCTGAAGAGTTCAGTGTGCCCCAGCACCGTGTCTTCACCACACCACAAAAGGGGGATGGTGGGATCCTGCAGCATGGCAACCTGCTCCCACACCGGCTGCTCAAAGCCTGGGCAGCAACTCCATGGCCAAGGGTAATGCTGTGCCTCCtgatttgttcttgttttgcagggcagggggagcctCTCTGCATCCTGCTGCCCAAGCTGCACAATCCCAGGAAACGCACCCAGGGCGCTGGTGTCTCCGGAGGGATCCTCCTTCTCAGCCTCCGACGCCTGAGTTGAGGCTCCTTTCGTGGTGCTGAGCCAGGGCACCGGCTGCCTGCAGGGGCAGAGACACAAGTGATgcacagcagggagaggcaCACAGATATTGCTCTGCTTGCCATTGAAGTTGAAAGCTTGGCTTTCCTAGTGCTCCAACAGACAAGAACCCAACCCACCTGCCGAGCTGCCCTCCCTCCTAGCTACAGAGGTCTCAGGCCCAAAGGGATCGCTGCTGGCTCCCAgccccccccactcccccactGCACACacgcagctgctttctgcaggacaTCTGTCCCACGGAGGGTGCCCGAGAGCTGACAGAGGCCTTACCCAGAGCTGTCTGCActggctgtgtcctgcagggcagctgcctgctgtggggCTCCTGTGGAGGCAGCTGGATGGCTGCAGGCAGAAACACCAGATGTGGAAGAGCTCAGGGAAGGCAAGATCCTGTCCCCAACACCAATTCCTGCCTTGCAGCTGAAAGCCTCTGTCTCAAAACCTCCATCACTGCTGTTCCTACTCGTTTCATCCCCGCTCGccccagacagcagcagccccagctaaCAAAGCCCTGCACATCACATATGGCTCTCTGCATTTCCCTTCTGAGCCCCATTCCAACGGCACAAGGCTCAACCTGTGCCGGTGTAAACTCAGCAGGAGGAGGCGGTGTGTCTGGAACTAGGAGGAATGAAGGGGAATGCAGACAGCAACAAGGACCACACcgtgtgctgtggggctgtgctcaTCCAGGACAGCTCTGCAAGACCTGGGACAGTGGGTGCGATTCTGGCCACAACAGCAAGGTGAGCCTggagggctgcaggctggaTCAAGTAGGAGAAAACCCTGCGCTAATACTCCACCCCAAGACAAACTAGCGCTTACAACTAATGGCCTCAATCTGAGACGAGGCTttgggagaggtgctgctggagcagctacaCGTGGAGCAAACGGGAGCAGCGTGGCCATCAACTGTGCCTTTACCTGACAGCAGGACGGGGAtgcagcctttcccctgggGCCTCCGAGGCCTCGGCATTCCTCTCCTGGGCCTTTGCCTGCGCTTGGGCTTTCTTGCGAGCCAAGGCAGcgatcagccagtcctcctcctccagcgggGCCGCTTTAGCCGCCGCCTCCTCTGCAGCCGGGACGTGgctggcggggccaggccgtgcggccggggcagggctggggcggctCACGGCAGGGCTGCCCTTCGCTGCAGGCAGCGGCTCCCACTCACACCAATCCTCATCCTTCCAGTCCAGCCAGTCGGCTCCAGCCGCCCTGCCCCGCACCGTgcgcctgctgcctgcaggagcagctttggggtgcagctctgctttcacttggcTGCTCATGTCGCTGGAAAACCTGCCGCAAGGAGAAGCAGTTCCATCTGTGCCCGAGGGGCCCCGGGAACCCTGCCCCTGGGAGGGAGCTCTGCCTGCACGGGGACCCCagggcccctgcctgccctgtcgCAGGGACATTGTGCCTGGAGCTAGGGACACACACGCAGCACCACACCTGACAGACCGCCTCCTCGCCACTGGGCTCTTGGGTGTGGAGGCCACCGAGGACTTGTACACGCCAGACACatcatctttcctcttccagtcctcttccttctctgttcaaACAAGCAGCCTTGACTCAATGCCCAGAGGAGCAACTGGGTGCAAAGACGCCAGcccccctgctcctctgcagctacATGTGGCGCCACAcattcctccccacagccttgTGGCTGGCATACCTCTAATGCAACCCCTTTGGCTCTCCTTCCACTTTTTGTTCCCAGATGAAGACATCCCCTGCTCATTCCCAATCAAGTTGtgaagacaaaagtaaaatctcCCTCTAACCCTTCTCAGCAGCTAACAGCTTCCCTGGGGCTTTAGCTCGTCCTTCTCCCAAGGAACCCCATTCCTCAGGACCTTTCACAGTtgtcttctctgctgcagaactgggCTTTGATATCCCCAGGAGATCAGCGTCCAGGTCATCCATATCCTGGGAAGCAAGGGGACAAGGATGGGAGCAGGGTGAGCACTGCTAAGGCCTCAGTGTCACTGCTCCCTTTGGAAGCTGATGCTGGAGGCCATGGCTGGAGGCAcggtgtggggagagggaggcatTTCCACACTCACCTTCAGGTTCTGCAGCAGATTCTCCGCGTCTGTGGCAGAGGCCCTGGGTCCCTgtgtgccagggaggggagagatcAGAGATGAGCAGACTTTGGAAACTTCCCCCCCCTCACTCCAGCCCCTGCTTTTCCTCGGTTTATGAGGAAGAAGAGCACATGACCACCTTTGGGTGTCCTTCTCACTCAAAACCTCCCTGTGCCTTGCTTCTGTTGCTGAGATTCTGCTGCCTCAGGGACAAGCATCAGGAAAACTCAAAGGCATTGATTTGGGCAAGCGTTCTTCTTACAACACTTTCCCTCAAGTGCACCCAGGAAGGCTGCAAGCAGCACGTAATTCCTGGCACCTGGAAGCCTTTCTCCCCCCATCTACCCACTCCCCTGTCCCATCTTCCCCACTCCACAGGGATGCCACAGAGGGGTTACCTCTGTGGCACAGTCCATCTCCCATATCCCACTACTGACTTGGACACAGGGAG from Colius striatus isolate bColStr4 chromosome 12, bColStr4.1.hap1, whole genome shotgun sequence includes the following:
- the LOC133626415 gene encoding fas-binding factor 1 homolog, encoding MSSQVKAELHPKAAPAGSRRTVRGRAAGADWLGLKDEDWCEWEPLPAAKGSPAVSRPSPAPAARPGPASHVAAAEEAAAKAAPLEEEDWLIAALARKKAQAQAKAQERNAEASEAPGERLHPRPAVSSVLGDDFFSKLSAEDSKAAGGPRASATDAENLLQNLKDMDDLDADLLGISKPSSAAEKTTVKGPEEWGSLGEGRAKAPGKLLAAEKEKEEDWKRKDDVSGVYKSSVASTPKSPVARRRSVRFSSDMSSQVKAELHPKAAPAGSRRTVRGRAAGADWLDWKDEDWCEWEPLPAAKGSPAVSRPSPAPAARPGPASHVPAAEEAAAKAAPLEEEDWLIAALARKKAQAQAKAQERNAEASEAPGERLHPRPAVSHPAASTGAPQQAAALQDTASADSSGQPVPWLSTTKGASTQASEAEKEDPSGDTSALASTALLPGEQEVQGPVPLAQVPTPRTRLQAAPQLQAESSGLGLLHERRPGHGTAQLCEDASGCRAALVSAQARVAELESQVQMLEVERTQQRLLLESLQQQHQKNLDLLESPYRRQMKVLEESHGRQEERLRQELEQLRAQLLSQSQDAEQAQAELRAQHQQQLAALEQQHTLEVKRLQELQRTSIQELRQDYDEQLRRLQRLKDQEVDAVTSATSHTRSLNGVIERMEKFSSDLHELWHKVEAKHHSTSQELATWAQQLRVLQDRMLQQQKDMEEEQRRHQDVIAKVEARLSEQSQQLEQERCRALAEQCQVGSLQRSLEERQQVLSQQLSKERAELERAKSTFLAEQQLVVQKCSEEYQKLATEWAELRAQQQQSRELAELKAKEEQLEKARELQDKAWQKLRLEKERVKVAAQRVRQQEEKVQSRAKLSSQKDKRGQRVLQKACRGECEHPRRLQAMQQRLKQLRQQEQHLQEEWLSTALKRRQLEERCEELPNNSMMLLTADQDLGAPVDGLSSTLFPLTTAAPQSWGLVAEPPAPVRVLPQHSPGAGRDTLATASGTELIDATLLLLKFRAQQDHGFLENEEFYLESLTKSSYHTSARSRGWWSAHLTPAKLQPRLHQLVTKKPKLS